A genomic region of Paenibacillus sp. PL2-23 contains the following coding sequences:
- the cobD gene encoding threonine-phosphate decarboxylase CobD, which translates to MLEQYGHGGDLATASERFGLPADAFLDFSSNMNPLGPPAAVHQALLAYGEELPRYPDPVSRRLRNRLADKHGISMDAILVGNGAAELIDLAVRALKPSKMAIAAPCFGEYEDAAKRAGIPVYAGHLRAAADFVLDERWVEEALERSGADLYMLGSPNNPTGACIEPSLIRRLLESGATVVLDEAFLDFVPHVDRMTFVKEASLRGSLFVLRSMTKLYAIPGIRLGYMTGNPQALETMKRLQVPWSVNSLAQAIGCAVLEDEAFMKATWTWLSEESEFVRNGLRRLGCRDYPGNANYVLVRLPEGAPFTSAELQSAMGSRGVLIRDASLFRGLDERYIRVAVKGRADNERLLEALRASLESLGGGCR; encoded by the coding sequence ATGCTGGAACAATACGGACACGGAGGAGATTTGGCTACGGCTTCGGAACGGTTTGGCTTGCCTGCCGATGCTTTCCTCGATTTCAGCTCCAATATGAATCCGCTGGGACCGCCGGCTGCGGTACACCAAGCTCTTCTCGCGTATGGGGAAGAGCTTCCGCGATATCCCGATCCCGTGTCAAGAAGGCTGCGCAACAGGCTGGCGGATAAGCACGGCATCTCTATGGATGCCATACTCGTCGGCAACGGCGCAGCAGAGCTGATCGACCTGGCGGTTCGAGCGCTGAAGCCGTCCAAGATGGCGATCGCCGCCCCTTGCTTCGGCGAATACGAGGATGCCGCCAAGAGGGCCGGTATTCCGGTATACGCGGGACATCTGCGCGCCGCAGCGGACTTCGTTCTTGACGAGAGGTGGGTGGAGGAGGCGCTGGAGAGGTCCGGCGCCGATCTCTATATGCTGGGGTCGCCGAACAATCCAACAGGAGCTTGCATAGAGCCTTCCTTGATTCGGCGTCTGCTGGAGTCCGGAGCGACCGTTGTGCTGGACGAGGCGTTCCTGGACTTCGTGCCCCATGTGGACCGGATGACCTTCGTGAAGGAAGCAAGCTTGCGGGGCAGCCTGTTTGTGCTGCGCTCGATGACGAAGCTTTATGCCATTCCGGGCATTCGTCTAGGCTATATGACAGGCAATCCGCAAGCGCTGGAGACGATGAAGCGTCTGCAGGTGCCTTGGAGCGTCAATTCGCTTGCGCAGGCGATTGGCTGTGCGGTGCTGGAGGACGAGGCTTTTATGAAGGCAACGTGGACCTGGCTGAGCGAGGAAAGCGAATTTGTGCGGAACGGGCTCAGAAGACTCGGCTGCCGGGATTATCCAGGCAACGCAAATTATGTGCTCGTCCGGCTGCCGGAGGGGGCCCCGTTCACGTCGGCTGAGCTTCAGAGCGCGATGGGTTCACGCGGCGTGCTTATTCGGGACGCCTCCTTGTTCAGGGGTCTGGACGAGAGATATATTCGTGTTGCGGTGAAGGGCAGAGCGGACAACGAGCGGCTGCTGGAGGCGCTGCGCGCGTCATTGGAGAGCTTAGGGGGCGGTTGCAGGTGA
- the cobS gene encoding adenosylcobinamide-GDP ribazoletransferase, with translation MDRLIRHAQALAAAIQFLTRIPVPLLIPFERPVLSRSVIYFPLAGALIGLLLWLASELLVSLLPPWPSAIILVGLGVMLTGGLHLDGWMDTADGVFSHRSRERMLEIMKDSRVGAMGVIAAVLLLLLKISVVAELLALLGQHEVSIGWLFILACSWSRAWMAAAIGGWPTARGEEGLAALFNGVNSWGASWALLLAGLVSFAALQAASLQSAALPTQTVIGALLIVAGAGIVSALCGASMAIWLTRKLGGLTGDTYGAMNEAIEACVLLAALMWLYNG, from the coding sequence ATGGACCGGTTAATTCGACACGCGCAGGCCTTGGCTGCGGCTATACAGTTTTTGACGCGTATTCCAGTGCCCCTGCTAATTCCTTTCGAGAGACCTGTGCTGTCGCGGAGCGTCATTTATTTTCCGCTTGCCGGCGCGCTTATTGGGCTCCTGTTATGGCTTGCTTCGGAGCTTCTGGTCTCGCTGCTGCCCCCTTGGCCGAGCGCCATTATCCTTGTGGGACTTGGCGTCATGCTCACTGGCGGGCTGCATCTCGACGGCTGGATGGATACGGCGGACGGCGTGTTCAGCCATCGCTCCAGAGAGCGTATGCTTGAGATTATGAAGGACAGCCGCGTCGGCGCCATGGGTGTCATCGCGGCTGTTCTGCTGCTGCTGTTGAAAATTTCAGTTGTCGCGGAGCTGCTTGCGCTTCTGGGCCAGCATGAGGTCTCCATAGGCTGGCTGTTCATCCTTGCTTGCTCCTGGAGCAGGGCGTGGATGGCGGCCGCGATTGGCGGCTGGCCGACGGCTCGCGGCGAGGAGGGGCTGGCGGCATTATTTAATGGCGTTAATAGTTGGGGGGCTTCTTGGGCGCTTCTGCTGGCTGGCCTAGTCAGCTTCGCCGCCTTGCAAGCGGCTTCCTTGCAGTCGGCAGCGTTGCCAACACAGACGGTAATAGGGGCGCTGCTTATCGTCGCGGGAGCAGGCATCGTCTCTGCGCTGTGCGGAGCCAGCATGGCCATATGGCTGACACGCAAGCTTGGCGGACTAACCGGCGATACGTACGGCGCGATGAATGAAGCGATTGAAGCCTGTGTGCTGCTGGCGGCGTTGATGTGGTTGTATAACGGATAG
- the cbiB gene encoding adenosylcobinamide-phosphate synthase CbiB: MIYSFHELLWLAAAAIVMDLLVGDPKWPTHPVILVGRLVKWLERRLMPQDRGLRSPMALRLRGVLLTFLTVTASTATMWVIVSGADAVHPWLGYALSAWFISTTIAVKGLKDAAMLVYVPLVQGDLDTARQFAGYIVSRDTHDLTGKEAARAAVETVAENTVDAFVSPIVFALIGGAPLAMLYRTVNTLDSMVGYRNEKYIYFGWCSARLDDVLNFIPARLAGLLLVAAAWLTPGLRARKGWRAWLRFAKLHPSPNSGIPEAVVAGALGVELGGENRYFGVPSVRASMGWPERELAPQHIQGAIRLLYGACMLILMGLVAAILWTG, encoded by the coding sequence TTGATCTATTCATTCCATGAGCTGCTGTGGCTAGCCGCAGCAGCTATCGTTATGGATCTGCTTGTGGGAGATCCCAAATGGCCGACGCATCCCGTTATTCTTGTCGGCCGCCTCGTCAAGTGGCTGGAGCGGCGGCTCATGCCTCAGGATCGGGGGCTTAGGTCGCCTATGGCTCTAAGGCTTCGCGGCGTCTTGCTGACGTTCCTTACCGTTACGGCATCCACAGCGACGATGTGGGTTATCGTGTCGGGTGCCGATGCCGTGCACCCCTGGCTAGGCTATGCGCTATCCGCATGGTTCATCTCCACGACCATCGCGGTCAAAGGCCTTAAGGACGCCGCCATGCTGGTATACGTCCCGCTGGTTCAGGGCGATCTGGACACCGCAAGGCAGTTCGCGGGTTATATTGTAAGCCGGGATACCCATGACCTGACCGGCAAGGAGGCGGCGAGAGCGGCCGTGGAGACTGTGGCGGAGAATACCGTCGACGCGTTTGTCTCGCCCATTGTTTTCGCCTTAATAGGGGGCGCGCCGCTCGCTATGCTCTACCGAACGGTCAACACGCTGGATTCTATGGTCGGCTACCGCAACGAGAAGTATATTTATTTCGGCTGGTGCTCCGCGCGGCTGGACGACGTGCTGAACTTCATTCCGGCGCGGCTTGCCGGGCTGCTGCTTGTCGCAGCCGCGTGGCTGACGCCGGGCTTGCGCGCAAGGAAGGGCTGGAGGGCGTGGCTGCGCTTCGCCAAGCTGCACCCCAGTCCCAACAGCGGCATTCCGGAAGCTGTTGTCGCCGGCGCGTTAGGCGTGGAGCTGGGCGGGGAGAACCGTTACTTCGGCGTGCCCAGCGTTCGGGCGAGCATGGGCTGGCCAGAGCGGGAGCTGGCGCCTCAGCATATTCAGGGGGCCATCCGGCTGCTGTACGGCGCATGTATGCTTATATTAATGGGATTGGTGGCGGCTATACTATGGACCGGTTAA
- the cobU gene encoding bifunctional adenosylcobinamide kinase/adenosylcobinamide-phosphate guanylyltransferase — translation MRILITGGARSGKSRFAEQYASRIGDHGIYLATCQSFDDEMKERITQHQDDREQSGFSWETIEEPLRVAERLGALAARLQAEQAEAGLAGKPWRPPVVLLDCLTLWLTNWLLLEEEGQSESAILTGHAADELLKAVKAYRYPLLMVTNEVGDGIVPEYPLGRRFRDEAGRLNQRMAGLCDRVFLVTAGIPVDMKQLAFRWEDLS, via the coding sequence ATGAGGATTCTAATAACTGGCGGTGCAAGAAGCGGGAAAAGCCGGTTCGCGGAGCAATACGCCTCGCGGATCGGAGATCATGGCATTTATTTGGCCACCTGCCAATCATTCGACGATGAGATGAAGGAGCGCATCACGCAGCATCAGGACGATCGGGAGCAGTCTGGATTCAGTTGGGAGACGATTGAGGAGCCGCTGCGCGTTGCGGAGCGGCTTGGGGCGCTCGCCGCCAGGCTCCAGGCGGAGCAGGCAGAGGCTGGGCTCGCAGGCAAGCCATGGCGGCCTCCGGTCGTGCTTCTGGATTGCCTGACGTTATGGCTGACGAACTGGCTGCTCTTGGAAGAGGAGGGGCAGTCTGAATCTGCCATCCTGACGGGGCATGCGGCTGATGAACTGCTCAAGGCGGTTAAGGCCTATCGTTACCCGCTGCTCATGGTGACGAACGAGGTAGGTGACGGCATCGTGCCGGAATATCCTCTGGGCCGTCGATTTCGGGATGAGGCGGGTCGGCTGAATCAACGTATGGCGGGGCTGTGCGATCGCGTGTTTCTTGTTACGGCAGGCATTCCCGTCGATATGAAGCAGCTTGCGTTCCGCTGGGAGGACCTTTCTTGA
- the cobT gene encoding nicotinate-nucleotide--dimethylbenzimidazole phosphoribosyltransferase, producing MQQGKRYGIAHQELQDVIERIAPIQEEAAVSARRHSDSLTKPPGSLGQLEEIAARLAGMTGELWPDLGKRAVIVMAGDHGVCEEGVSAFPAAVTPQMVLNFLNGGAAVNVLARQAGAEVVCVDIGVAAELDHPDLIRRKVVYGTRNMAKEQAMTHGEAIEAMLVGVQVAKDQYERGIRMFATGEMGIGNTTASAAITSVLAGLEPETSVGCGTGINEATRQHKVGIVKQAIQVNQPDAADPIDVLAKVGGAEIAGLVGVILGAAAHRCPIVIDGYISSAAALVASRLSPLASSYMIASHLSCEQGHRGLMETLGLPVLLHLDMRLGEGTGAVLAFHLIDASLRLMREMATFDSAGVSRA from the coding sequence ATGCAACAGGGGAAGCGCTATGGAATAGCTCATCAAGAGCTGCAGGACGTCATTGAGCGGATTGCTCCCATTCAGGAAGAAGCGGCTGTCAGTGCAAGAAGGCATTCCGACAGTCTGACGAAGCCGCCTGGAAGTCTGGGACAGCTGGAGGAAATCGCGGCGCGGCTGGCCGGCATGACGGGAGAGTTGTGGCCGGATCTGGGCAAACGAGCGGTAATCGTAATGGCAGGCGATCACGGCGTCTGCGAGGAGGGTGTCAGCGCGTTCCCTGCCGCCGTCACACCGCAGATGGTGCTCAACTTCCTGAACGGAGGAGCGGCTGTCAATGTGCTGGCCAGACAAGCGGGAGCCGAGGTGGTATGTGTGGACATCGGTGTCGCCGCCGAGCTGGATCACCCGGACTTGATTCGCCGCAAGGTCGTTTATGGAACGCGCAACATGGCTAAAGAGCAGGCGATGACTCATGGGGAGGCCATCGAAGCCATGCTTGTTGGCGTCCAAGTAGCCAAAGACCAATACGAGCGGGGTATTCGTATGTTTGCCACGGGCGAGATGGGCATCGGCAACACGACGGCCAGCGCCGCCATTACGTCCGTGCTGGCAGGGCTTGAGCCGGAGACGTCTGTTGGCTGCGGTACCGGGATTAATGAAGCCACCAGGCAGCACAAGGTAGGCATTGTCAAGCAGGCGATTCAGGTTAATCAACCGGATGCTGCCGACCCTATTGATGTGCTGGCTAAAGTGGGCGGAGCGGAGATAGCGGGTTTGGTTGGCGTTATTCTCGGCGCGGCGGCCCATCGTTGTCCCATCGTCATCGACGGATATATTTCCTCTGCGGCTGCGCTTGTCGCCTCCAGGCTGAGCCCGCTGGCGAGCTCCTATATGATCGCCTCTCATTTATCTTGCGAGCAAGGGCATCGGGGGCTGATGGAGACGCTGGGGCTGCCCGTCCTTCTGCATCTGGATATGCGACTTGGCGAAGGCACGGGTGCTGTGCTGGCGTTCCATCTGATCGACGCGTCCCTTCGGCTGATGCGGGAGATGGCGACGTTCGACAGCGCCGGCGTCTCCAGAGCGTAA
- a CDS encoding ABC transporter ATP-binding protein, protein MSLKAFDIRAVRQEAAVLDGLSYVFQLNRFYGIIGPNGVGKSTLLHLLSGVDTPSRGEVSLDGQPIASLPRRTIARRLAVLQQGGLPPVGFTVREVVAMGRFPHQSWLGGERSDPEPIIDQALRETGLTELQSRRLNELSGGERQRVAVAKLMAQQPDILLLDEPTTYLDIGYQIALLDTVRAWQQEKGLLVIAVLHDLNLAAMYCDELIALHKGSIAAAGSPEAVMTPALMEEMYGASAIVIRHPVSGAPQIMLQPGSQAGITDRRV, encoded by the coding sequence GTGAGCCTCAAGGCATTCGATATAAGGGCGGTTCGGCAGGAAGCGGCGGTGCTGGACGGATTGTCGTATGTTTTCCAACTGAACCGGTTCTATGGCATTATCGGACCAAATGGCGTGGGCAAATCGACGCTGCTTCATCTATTATCCGGCGTGGACACGCCTAGCCGGGGAGAGGTGAGCCTGGATGGTCAGCCTATTGCAAGCCTTCCGCGCAGAACGATCGCCCGCAGGCTTGCTGTGCTGCAGCAGGGTGGTCTTCCACCAGTGGGCTTTACGGTTCGAGAGGTGGTCGCGATGGGGCGATTCCCGCATCAGAGCTGGCTGGGCGGGGAGAGAAGCGACCCGGAGCCGATCATCGACCAAGCGCTGCGCGAGACAGGGCTGACGGAGCTGCAGAGTCGGAGGCTGAACGAGCTCAGCGGCGGCGAGCGGCAGCGGGTAGCGGTGGCTAAGCTGATGGCTCAGCAGCCGGATATTCTGCTGCTGGATGAGCCCACGACGTATCTGGATATCGGCTATCAAATCGCGCTGCTGGATACGGTGCGGGCGTGGCAGCAGGAGAAGGGGCTTCTCGTCATCGCGGTGCTTCATGATTTGAATTTGGCGGCCATGTACTGCGATGAGCTGATCGCCCTGCACAAGGGAAGCATAGCGGCAGCGGGATCTCCTGAAGCCGTCATGACCCCTGCGCTTATGGAGGAGATGTATGGCGCAAGCGCGATCGTCATCCGGCATCCCGTATCGGGAGCGCCTCAGATTATGCTGCAGCCAGGTAGCCAAGCAGGTATAACGGATAGGAGAGTGTAA
- a CDS encoding iron ABC transporter permease, protein MLLLAVSMIASLSIGSAGLSFLDVWGILFSELSGSQDTAGQWSPGEIAVVTQVRLSRVLLDALVGACLALAGAGFQGVLRNPLADPYTLGVASGSSVGAAAVILFGLQMAIGIWTIPLVAFGTGLATLFGVIWLSRSNGVMGIETLILSGVIIQAFLGAFVSLMVSMSEGVVNQILFWIMGSLAMKSWEHVYMLVPFVCASLPVLLAYSPALNLFALGERHAAHLGVKVERTKLVVMIVCTLLTAAAVSVSGVIGFVGLVVPHLIRLMVGPDYRLIIPLSAFGGAIFMLWADTLARNVLSPKELPLGVVTALIGAPFFAYLLQRQLKSEGGAAK, encoded by the coding sequence ATGCTCCTTCTTGCTGTTTCTATGATTGCCAGCCTGTCCATCGGCTCGGCAGGACTGTCCTTCCTCGACGTGTGGGGCATTCTCTTCAGCGAGCTGAGCGGGTCTCAGGACACAGCAGGGCAATGGTCCCCCGGCGAGATCGCGGTTGTGACGCAGGTCAGGCTGTCCCGCGTTCTGCTCGACGCTCTGGTGGGCGCCTGTCTGGCGCTGGCCGGCGCGGGCTTTCAGGGCGTGCTGCGCAATCCGCTTGCGGATCCCTATACGCTGGGCGTCGCTTCCGGCAGCTCCGTAGGCGCTGCCGCTGTCATTTTGTTCGGGCTGCAGATGGCAATTGGCATATGGACAATTCCGCTCGTGGCGTTCGGCACAGGCTTGGCGACGCTGTTCGGCGTGATCTGGCTGTCCAGAAGCAACGGTGTAATGGGGATCGAGACGCTTATTCTGTCCGGCGTTATTATACAAGCCTTTCTGGGAGCGTTCGTCTCGCTTATGGTATCGATGTCGGAGGGGGTCGTCAACCAGATTCTGTTCTGGATTATGGGCTCGCTTGCGATGAAGAGCTGGGAGCATGTCTATATGCTGGTCCCGTTTGTATGCGCGTCGCTTCCTGTTCTGCTGGCTTACAGCCCGGCGCTGAATTTGTTCGCGCTAGGCGAGAGGCATGCCGCTCATCTGGGGGTGAAGGTGGAACGGACGAAGCTCGTTGTGATGATTGTATGCACGCTGCTTACGGCTGCCGCGGTGTCGGTATCCGGCGTAATCGGCTTTGTGGGACTGGTCGTTCCGCATCTGATCCGGCTAATGGTTGGCCCCGATTATCGACTGATCATTCCATTATCCGCCTTCGGCGGCGCGATCTTCATGTTATGGGCTGACACGCTTGCGCGTAATGTCCTTAGTCCGAAGGAGCTGCCGTTAGGCGTTGTGACCGCGCTGATCGGGGCCCCGTTTTTTGCGTATTTGCTCCAGCGTCAGCTGAAGTCGGAGGGGGGCGCGGCCAAGTGA
- a CDS encoding ABC transporter substrate-binding protein: MKATHVQSIKTLMSLLLIMMMAVLAACGANGDANSNADKEQTEQGSTSEPSATPSEEPSAAGETVYPLTITDETGTELTLEKAPTAIVTLVPSETETIYAIGGGAYVVGVDEWSNYPEEAAAVQKIGDMTTNIEAVTALNPDLILASSSMNTDAIAKLRELNLNVYASNPKTYDEVVAKVEELGKIMNMQAGAEEVANRMREVRESVEAAVKDAPKKKVYLEFSPGWTVGSGEFLDELLTIAGGTNISAAQSGWFEVNGEEVITQNPEIIIYPDMGEEKSSIVAAIEARPGWETIDAVQNEKLFAVTNDPLVRVGPRLADGLLELAKAIHPELVK; this comes from the coding sequence ATGAAAGCAACACATGTACAATCAATCAAGACGTTAATGAGCCTGCTGCTCATTATGATGATGGCCGTACTGGCGGCTTGCGGCGCAAATGGCGATGCAAATTCCAATGCCGATAAGGAGCAGACAGAGCAAGGCTCGACGTCGGAGCCTTCAGCAACACCAAGTGAAGAGCCGTCGGCTGCCGGCGAGACCGTCTATCCGCTTACCATAACGGATGAGACGGGTACGGAGCTTACGCTCGAGAAGGCGCCTACGGCTATCGTGACGCTTGTGCCGAGCGAGACGGAGACGATCTACGCTATTGGCGGCGGCGCTTACGTCGTTGGCGTGGACGAGTGGAGCAATTATCCGGAGGAAGCGGCAGCTGTGCAGAAAATTGGCGACATGACGACAAATATTGAAGCTGTTACCGCGCTTAATCCCGATCTTATTCTGGCCTCCTCCTCCATGAACACGGATGCGATTGCCAAGCTGCGAGAGCTGAACCTGAACGTCTATGCTTCCAATCCGAAGACCTATGACGAGGTTGTTGCGAAAGTTGAGGAACTTGGTAAAATAATGAATATGCAAGCTGGCGCCGAGGAAGTGGCGAACCGTATGCGCGAGGTGCGCGAATCGGTTGAAGCGGCAGTGAAGGACGCACCGAAGAAGAAGGTATACCTTGAATTCTCGCCGGGTTGGACGGTAGGCTCGGGCGAGTTCCTGGACGAGCTCTTGACGATCGCAGGCGGCACGAACATCTCCGCCGCACAGTCGGGCTGGTTCGAGGTGAACGGCGAGGAAGTTATTACTCAGAATCCTGAGATTATTATCTATCCCGATATGGGAGAGGAGAAAAGCTCAATCGTAGCCGCCATCGAAGCGCGGCCGGGCTGGGAGACGATCGACGCGGTGCAGAACGAGAAGTTGTTCGCCGTCACGAATGATCCCCTCGTGCGTGTTGGACCCCGACTTGCGGACGGTCTGCTGGAGCTGGCGAAAGCGATTCATCCTGAGCTTGTGAAATAA
- a CDS encoding sulfite exporter TauE/SafE family protein: protein MLTWNGIGLILLTGLFSAPHCIGMCGGIVSAVALQSTASARRAMSLYHAGRIVSYMILGATMGAVGSFVDVAGRLAGVRGLASIVGGCLVLLWIWRKMQVPFLNRLSGRLHRELAAGTAPASPGKEALHLLATGFAFGFLPCGLTYAMSMNAAATGSLWQGAVVMALFGIGTVPALAFASSVAALANKRWRRLMRQAGAVTAVLVGVLSILRGLAVNGVIPTISPWLW from the coding sequence ATGCTGACCTGGAACGGCATCGGGCTGATCCTGCTGACAGGCTTGTTCAGCGCCCCTCATTGTATAGGCATGTGCGGGGGAATTGTATCCGCAGTCGCGCTTCAATCTACGGCATCCGCTCGCAGGGCTATGTCACTCTATCATGCGGGCAGAATTGTCTCTTATATGATTCTTGGCGCAACGATGGGCGCGGTCGGTTCATTCGTCGACGTTGCCGGCCGGTTGGCGGGCGTGAGAGGGCTGGCGTCAATCGTTGGAGGGTGCTTGGTGCTGCTCTGGATCTGGCGAAAAATGCAGGTTCCCTTCCTAAATCGGCTGTCCGGCAGGCTTCATCGGGAGCTTGCGGCAGGGACGGCTCCGGCTTCGCCTGGGAAGGAAGCCCTTCATCTGCTAGCTACGGGCTTCGCGTTCGGCTTCCTGCCGTGCGGCCTCACCTACGCCATGAGTATGAACGCCGCGGCGACGGGCTCTCTCTGGCAGGGAGCCGTTGTGATGGCCTTGTTCGGCATCGGCACGGTGCCCGCTCTGGCGTTTGCCTCGTCCGTGGCAGCCCTTGCGAATAAGCGATGGCGGCGGCTTATGCGTCAAGCGGGCGCCGTGACGGCCGTCCTGGTAGGTGTGCTGTCCATATTGCGGGGGCTTGCCGTCAATGGCGTCATACCAACGATTTCGCCGTGGCTATGGTAG
- a CDS encoding cation-translocating P-type ATPase codes for MGEPDMGAVTNNWSTNAGVELDFTIQGMSCTACAARIEKALTRMDGVTEAAVSFPLRTAWVQVQPDSVSKEQLADKVGSLGFVAKLNESAQRGLLRERRALLVRLIASALLMLPLLAGMTEHVPSLAGVQAMLPEWLLLPWLQLLLASVMQFVIGMPFYFGAYYAIRQRSANMDVLVAIGTSAAYLYSHYILFQDGLASLLSRMPHGSALYFETSAVVMTAVWLGKYIEASASLKAQNESLGFEQLRVQSALVEREGRLEELRTEFVRKGDLVHVEPGALIPVDGELRAGESLVEEALLTGESAAVAKRTGDKVWAGTTNGPGRLVIATGAAGHDTMLSRIQALVLQGQRAKSSLQTQVDAASSLFVPVMLAASVVTFLLWGLAADPGNWRQAALCAITVLLAACPCALGLAAPISLVIASGQLARRGIIAKEAGAVERLAAIDTMLLDKTGTLTEGKPKLVSAAGIGYSRSSLIRLAASLEAEADHPLAWAIRQEAARKGIDTAKPQGVTMEAGAGVTGTVMGTKAAIGNCQWMMKLETTGLDQAQELAAAREALGETVLYVSRDGRCVGILSFTDTMRRDAAAMTAGLTRLGVTPVMVTGDHWAPARAAAQRAGIREVHASMLPEAKLSLVEKRRRNGKRIAMAGDGWNDAPALAASDVGIAMGNGTYGALNAGHMTLLFSRLPAIPHAIALSRQTIRNIRQNLAFALVYNACIIPVAALGLLQPWMAGTAMALSSVSVVCNALRLKARLERAEGGR; via the coding sequence ATGGGGGAACCGGATATGGGCGCGGTTACGAATAATTGGAGCACAAACGCCGGCGTAGAGCTGGATTTCACGATACAAGGCATGAGCTGCACGGCTTGCGCGGCGAGAATCGAGAAGGCTTTGACTCGCATGGATGGGGTAACGGAGGCGGCGGTCAGCTTCCCGCTCCGGACGGCTTGGGTGCAGGTGCAGCCCGATTCCGTGAGCAAGGAGCAGCTGGCGGATAAAGTTGGCTCGCTGGGCTTTGTCGCCAAGCTGAACGAATCCGCTCAGAGGGGGCTGCTGCGCGAGCGCAGGGCGCTGCTGGTTCGCCTCATTGCCTCCGCTTTGCTTATGCTTCCTCTGCTGGCGGGCATGACGGAGCATGTGCCTTCTCTGGCCGGCGTTCAAGCGATGCTGCCGGAGTGGCTGCTCCTGCCATGGCTGCAGCTGCTGCTTGCCTCTGTCATGCAGTTCGTCATAGGCATGCCCTTCTACTTCGGCGCCTATTACGCGATCAGGCAGCGCAGTGCAAATATGGATGTTCTAGTGGCGATCGGTACGAGCGCCGCTTATTTGTATAGCCATTATATCCTCTTCCAGGATGGGCTGGCGTCCTTGCTAAGCCGTATGCCGCATGGCTCGGCGTTGTACTTCGAGACGTCAGCTGTCGTCATGACGGCCGTATGGCTGGGCAAATATATCGAAGCGTCCGCGTCATTGAAGGCGCAGAACGAATCGCTGGGCTTCGAGCAGCTCCGCGTGCAATCCGCATTGGTGGAGCGGGAGGGCCGACTAGAGGAGCTGAGAACGGAATTTGTCCGCAAGGGCGATCTTGTCCACGTAGAGCCCGGCGCGCTGATCCCGGTGGACGGCGAGCTTCGGGCCGGAGAGTCGCTGGTCGAAGAGGCTCTGCTTACGGGGGAAAGCGCGGCAGTGGCCAAGCGGACGGGTGACAAGGTATGGGCAGGCACAACGAACGGACCGGGTCGGCTGGTTATCGCAACTGGAGCGGCAGGCCACGATACGATGCTGAGCCGCATACAAGCTCTTGTGCTGCAGGGGCAGCGCGCCAAGTCCTCCCTGCAGACACAGGTGGACGCCGCTTCGAGCCTGTTCGTTCCTGTCATGCTGGCCGCATCAGTTGTTACCTTCCTCCTATGGGGACTTGCCGCTGATCCTGGCAATTGGCGGCAGGCTGCTCTATGCGCGATTACGGTGCTGCTCGCCGCATGTCCTTGCGCGCTGGGGCTTGCCGCGCCGATCTCGCTGGTTATCGCGTCGGGCCAGCTGGCGAGGAGAGGCATTATCGCCAAGGAGGCCGGCGCTGTGGAGCGCTTGGCGGCTATTGATACGATGCTGTTGGACAAGACGGGAACGCTGACCGAAGGCAAGCCGAAGCTGGTATCCGCAGCCGGAATCGGATATAGCCGCTCCTCGCTGATCCGTCTGGCTGCATCGCTGGAGGCGGAAGCTGACCATCCGCTTGCATGGGCCATCCGCCAGGAAGCCGCTCGTAAGGGTATCGACACTGCCAAGCCCCAGGGGGTGACCATGGAGGCGGGCGCTGGAGTGACAGGCACGGTGATGGGCACGAAGGCCGCCATCGGCAACTGCCAATGGATGATGAAGCTTGAAACGACGGGACTGGATCAAGCGCAGGAGCTGGCTGCAGCTCGGGAGGCATTAGGGGAGACGGTGCTGTATGTTTCGCGGGATGGCAGGTGTGTGGGCATATTGAGCTTCACCGACACTATGAGGAGAGACGCGGCAGCGATGACGGCCGGACTTACAAGGCTAGGCGTCACGCCCGTCATGGTAACGGGGGATCATTGGGCGCCGGCCCGCGCTGCCGCTCAACGGGCCGGCATCCGGGAGGTCCATGCCTCCATGCTGCCGGAAGCGAAGCTCTCGCTTGTGGAGAAGCGGAGGAGGAACGGCAAGCGGATCGCGATGGCGGGGGACGGCTGGAATGATGCCCCGGCGCTTGCGGCATCGGATGTAGGCATCGCGATGGGGAACGGCACTTATGGCGCTCTGAACGCGGGGCATATGACGTTGTTGTTCTCCAGATTGCCGGCTATCCCTCATGCGATTGCATTAAGCCGGCAGACCATCCGCAACATTCGCCAAAACCTTGCATTTGCGCTTGTCTATAACGCTTGTATCATTCCTGTTGCGGCGCTGGGCTTGCTGCAGCCATGGATGGCGGGAACGGCGATGGCGCTGAGCTCCGTCTCCGTCGTATGTAATGCTCTCCGACTGAAGGCGCGTCTGGAGCGAGCTGAAGGGGGACGATAG